The Vigna angularis cultivar LongXiaoDou No.4 chromosome 6, ASM1680809v1, whole genome shotgun sequence genome contains the following window.
ATTCCCGTAGATGACGCGCCATTAGAACTGGACAATGACGGGACCGTTATTCTGGGGTACAACTGGGCACCACACGATGCCAGTTTGTTTGCATCAGAGTATGGTACTAAAAAGGCGTTAACATGGAGAATCGGTCGACTCTACATTTTCAGAGACGTGGAGGATTCCCGATTGATACGGGCGGGAGTAAGCCTACGGAACGAGCGGGTTTATCATGGGAAGGGGTCGAGTCCGAACGATTTCTTCTTTATGTACACAATTTTTTCAATCAACCCTGTATTCGGGTGCCTTTTACTAAGTTTCAAATGGCCGTTCTCCGGGAGTTGAACGTTGCCCCTGCACAACTACATATGAATGCTTGGGCGGTCGTCCAGACATTTTTGGCGATGTGTTCGGCGATTGGAATAACCCCGACGATCTcggttttctttcattatttcgACGTTCGCCCACTCCCGAAGGGTGGTTGGGTTTCTTTAACGTCCAGCAAAGATAGGACCCTCTTCCGTCCTTATTCTGATTCGTTCAAGAATTTCaagaatcaattttttaaaatcatcatTGACGAAGCCGACCGTCATGAGTTTCATGATGCGACGGGAAATCCTTTGTTCCCTTTTTATTGGACAAGGAACCCCAAGAAAATAAAAGCCTACTCGGTTGGTACGATGAACTCGGTCGACTTGGAAGCCGTTCGAACTATCAACGCTCTCCCCCGCCGCCTCTCTGTCCGCAACTTAGTCAAATGCCTTCATCATGAGGATTGTGAACGAAAGGCGTTCGGTATGGTATTTTATGTTCAGTTTGTCTTTTTCAATAGGTCGGCATTAACTTAACTGAATTTTCGTGTTTTTGTCAGATATCATGTCTGCTCCCCCTCCCCACAAATCCAACTTCATGGCTTTGAGGAAAGGAGCCGGTGCTATCTCTTTGAGCATTCGGGAACGGGTCACCCAGTCTGCTCTCCGTCCTCCTATCATCAAATGTGCATCTTCTACCAACCGGATACCGACAGTTCCTCCGACCGGCTCCAAGGCTACTCTAGCCGTTAATGTTCCTGAAGGCGTCGTTGTCACTACGGGAAGCGAGCCCCCACATAGCCTTCTGGCCGTATTCGTAGATCCCTCATCTGAAGCGGCCACCACTTCCGCCCAACCTTTTGTTAGGAAGAGGAAGGGGCACAAAGAGGGGGAGAGATCTGCTTCCAAGAAAGGGCATAAGGAGAAAGAAGGGTCCTTCTCCTGATCGACCTTTAAGAAGGGGCGTAAAGGAAAAAAAGGGGTCCTCCTCCCAGCCGCTTCCAGATGGGGTTTTCAGCCCTGTATTCAACATGAGTGAACGAACGAATTTTCATATGAGTTCTACACATCGAACTTTAATCGAGCCGCTGTCGGAGGCAGAGTTGACTAATGCGATGCTGGAAATTTCTACTCGGGCGGCTTCTATGGCTTGGTATCTCAGGGAGTTTGCTGATTGCAAGGGAGTTGGAGACGTCCGGGCCGAGCTGCTCGCCGAGAAGAATGTTACTGAGGATCTTCCGGCGGCCATGGAGCAAGTGCTGATGGCTCAAGACGAGTCCGATAAGAAGAATGACGAGCTTCAAGCCGAGCTTGATGATGTCAAGGAGGAATTAGCCGAAGCCACGAATCAGCTTCGCGACGCCCGGGCGAACTATGACCGGCTAGTGGATGAGTGCGGGCAGCTAAAGGTAGTAGTTGCCCGCCAGAAGAAAATGGAGGGCGGACTCCTCCAGAAGAACCGAGCACTGGCGAGCAACTTGGCGAAGGCCAAAGAGAAGATATCCGAGTTGGAGGCGGGTATCGTGTTTGAGCACGAGGAGGGTTTTAACAAAGCTCTCCGTCAAGCGTTCGTCCTCATGGGGTGAAGGAGTCGTTTGCCTTGGGTTTTGACATAGAGAAGGATGTGTTTGATGGGGTCTTGGTCCCACTCGAGTCACAGACCACCGAGGAGATGCAACCGGAGTTGGAGAATCCTCCGACCGTTGAGGCCGCGGAGAAAGAGATTGGGCTTGATTTTGATGACGTCACGGACAATGATGACGACCGTTTGGCCAACTAGGGTTTTTGGTTTTATGTTAGgggttgtttttgttttttccaaAAACATTTTTGATGTAATCATACGTGTGGTCGGGCGGCCAACATCATAACGTGTGTTAGGTGTTGGCTTTACCGGCCTACTGCTGACTTTTTGTATGCCCTCATTTGCATCAATACAATTTCTTTATGATTAGCttgctattattattttctttctagtcatttgattttattatcttGCTATCTTTATCAATAGCTTTTATCGATAGAAATTCATCAACTCGGGATTTTGTGCAGTCTGGGCGGCAGTGGTTCTTCAGGAAGAACTCGTCGTTCACCGCCCGACCAAGTTGATAGTGGTTCCGTttggaactctccgttcatcaacttggactttcGCACGATCCGGACGGTAGTGGTTCTTCGGGAAGAACTCGTTGTTCACTGCCCAGCCAAGCTGATAGTGGTTCCATTTAGAACTCTCcattcatcaactttgaatttaaCACGATCCGAGTGGCAGTGGTTCTTCGGGAAGAACTCGTCGTTCACCGCCcgaccaagttgacagtggtttcGTTTGGAACTCTCGTTCATCATCTTGGATTTCTTTTTGATTAAGCGCTTACAGGATTATGTCCTTATCGTAGAAATCTTTGCCAAAAGTGGGACGCCCTATCATTGTATTAATCATCTCAAAATAAAATGTACAATCGGAAATAACTAttaactgaaataaaatttgaggtGAGTGGCGTTCCAAGTGTTTAGAATGGGGCGTCCGTCCGGATGCAATAGCCTGTAGGCTCTGTTTCCCAGGGCTTCTGCAATTCGAAAAGGTCCCTCCCATTTGTGCGTGAGTTTGCCGTGACTTTAGAGTTGTATTTTCTCCATATTAGATCGCTCTCCTGGAAGTTCCTAGGCTAGACTTTAGAGTTGTATTTTCTTTCTACCATTCACTTGCACGCTTCAGCCCTTAATACCGTCTGATCCCTTTGTTCTTCCAGGGAGTCAAGTTCTACCCTTAACTCTTCATCGTTCAACTTGACAGGGCTGATAAACTTAGGCAAAAGACTAAAGACCATAAAGAGAGAAACCTTATGGAAGAAGTATGGAAATCTGTTGAGTCTAATGGAGGTGGAAGTACAGTTACCTGCTATCACATCTCTTGCACAGTATTACGACTCTCCGCTAAGATGCTTCACCTTTCAAGACTTTCAACTGGCGCCAACTATAGAGGAGTTTGAGCACATCCTAGGATTGCCACTAGAGGGTACCACTCCATATCAACACTTGGAACATCACGCCTCTATCCCTACCATTGCCGCCATAATGAAAGTACATCCCAAAGAACTTGAAGACAGGTTGGTAATAAGGAATCAAGTGCGTGGACTGACACAAGGATATTTGGAGCAGTACTTGCATCATCTAGATGATAAGGAAGAGTGGGAGACTTTCATGGACGTGTTAGCCCTTACCATGTATGGCGTCATTTTGTTTCCCAAAGTAGAGGAATTTGTGGATTATACCGCAATAGATGTCTTCGTGGCAAAAAAGACAAGATCAGAGAATCCATTGACCGTAGTCCTCGTAGATGTTTATGGGACCATGAGTTTTTGCCAtgaaagaaaagggaagaaaattctttgttgtTTGCCGGCACTGTATGCGTGGATGACTGTGCGTATATGTAAGGGGGCGATTGATGTCAGGTGTCTGTCGGAAGATCCGTCGCACCAAGGGCTTAAAGACAAAGGAGGAAATGAGTGGGCCCAATTCTTTGCTGGTTTGAATGGAGGAAAAGTAAAATGACGTCTTCCTTGGCTTGGGATTAAACCCTCTATCCATCATCGTGGCAGCTTTCCCAATGTACCCCTCATAGGTACCCGATATTGCATCAATTACAACCCTGTTTTAGTTCAAAGGTAATTCGGACATCCCATGAAAGGGGCACCTTCACTGGATTATCTCACGACATTGTTCATCTATTATGAGGACGGGCACTTCACTGAAACGTTGAGGAAAGTTAGAAGTACTTGGGAAAGAGTTATGCAAGCAGAAAAGGATCTGAGGTTGGGAGTCGTGGACGGCAAAGTTAGTTATCATACATGGATCCTGAAAAGGGTAAAGGAAGTCAAACTGCCTTTCAAGCTAATCAGTGATCAATCGGCTAATGAAGGGCCATCCCAAGACCTAGAGAGTGAAGAGATAAAGGAGTTGAAAGTGGAGATGGAAAAGCTGAGAGAAAGGAATGCTAGGTTGGGAAATGAATTACAAATGGCGCGCAATGACTTTGTTGATATAAGGAATGCTAAAGAGGAAAAAGCGCGGGCCTATGAAGAAATTGTTAGAAGCTAGAAGGCCGAAAGAGATTATACATTCCGATTGAAGCAAGATCTTGCGACCGCAAACAAAGAGCTAGCCATAAGAGTGAAGGAAAAATGCGGCGTTGGAAGAGGGAAAACAGTGGAAACACCTCTACGAAGAAGCCAAAAGAGATAAGCGAGAAGCCCTGAAAAGACTAAGAGAAGCGCAAGTTCAGGCAGAAAAAGTTGGGCATTAGATGAAAGAAATGGCCACTTCATTTGAGGCAGATATGAACCAGGAGCGTTGGCGGCTAGCAGAAGTAGAAGAAGGGCATCGAGCcatgataaaacaaatggagGATTATATTGTGGAGTAAGAGGAGCGATGGAGGTCGATGGAGTGTGAAGAAAGGCATCAAGCCTTGGTGAAGCGAATGGAAGATCACATCGCGAAGCAAGAAAAGGCTGTGAGGCATTGGAAGGAAAGTTTCTTCCAATTGGCTACGTTGGCAAACGGAGCAATTGAAGACATCCCCAAAATGGTGTTGGACGCCGAAGCAAGTACTCACTTTTGTAGCCCACCAAAAGAGATCGAActttttattaatcattgtaaatGGTTGGTAGGCGAAATGAAATCCTTCATCGCTCGAGCTCAGGAGTGATGAGATCCTTGTATTTTGTGCCTTTAGGcaatgtattgaattgatttttctttaaatgaaagAGGGGAGATGTTCGTTTGGTCCCGACATGTGTTAATTTCCATCAGTAATGTTATCGTGATCCTGTGATTTCCACTTGTCACTAGCCTGcatcatgttttcttttgtttagcaTATCTCATtcttatctaatttaaattgattaaaataataaaaccgTACAAGTGAAAGAAATAACGGCCAATTTTCCACGACATCCCTACAGGACTCGGGCCAATTCAAGGGTCATGGAAAGCTGGGAGGAGTCGCATGAATCCATCAAAGCTGATGTTAGCCAGTTGAAATACTAGATCGGCCAGATCTTGGCAGCCCTCGAATCCCTAAAGACTACTAGGGAGTCTTCATCTACACGAGTTGAGGGGAATGCCCACTTTTATCCCCCGATGTTCAACGCTGTAAGCCAATCGGTTCCTTTCCCGATGTATGGTTTACCTCCAGGTTACACTCCTCCCATAGGAGAGTACTCAGAAGCAGAGCATGCTTCATTCTCCTTTCCCACAATTGTGAATGTACCGCCGATCGGCACTCAAGGACCTGTTTCAGTGTCGGTTCCCATGGCGAATACAGGGATGACTAAGACAAACACAGTTGAAGGAACGCGAGTAACTGTAACGCCCCACATGTTTACTAGAGAGAACTCTTTAGCCAAAGTCATACCGCACACCGTGTTGCATGGGGTAGTTAGTAGCGTCGATGGAGCTAAAAGTAGGCTGGAGATTCTAGAGGAGAGATTGAGGGTCATTGAAGGGGTTGAAAGCTATGGATTTGGAGATGTTGCAAGGCTGAGCTTGGTTCCTAGGGTGAAGATACCGCATAAGTTTAAAGCGCCGGAGTTCGAGAAGTACAAAGGTAATACATGTCCAAAAAGTCATCTAACCGTGTATTGTAGAAAGATGGCTGCATACGCTTACGATGACAAGCTACTCATCCATTTTTTTCAAGACAGTTTGGCTGGGGTAGCGTTGAACAGGTATACTCACCTTGAGCCATCTCGAATCCGTTGCTGGGCAGACCTGGCAGACATTTTCGTGAAGCAGTATATATACAACACGCATGTCGCACCGGACCGACTGCAGTTGCAAAATATGGCAAAAAAGGACAGTGAAACTTTTAAGGAATATGCCCAACGATGGAGAGAGTTAGCTGCGCAAGTTGAACCGCCTTTATATGACAAGGAGGTGGTGGCAATGTTTGTGAACACTCTCCAGCCGCCATTTTATGAGCACATGGTCGGGAATGTGTCTGCCAATTTCGCTGATATCATTATAATAGGCGAAAGGATAGAAATTGGGGTTAAAAATGGGAAAATTGCATATGGCCCGTCCCCGACTGCAAATTACAAAAACCCAATTTCAATtcaggaaagaagaaggaaagggATGTACATGCAGCATCGACAATGCCTGTGTGGAGAGGTCAAGCTCCCACTCATTGTTATCGACCATACCTGGGTCAACCCCTTTATGCAGCTAACGCGACATTTGCTCATCAAACCAGGCCTCACCAACAACAAGGGTATTATCGACCACAATTGCCCCCAATTGATACTTGGAGGGCTGGGGCAAACGTAGGTCCAAATCTGAATGCGGGTCAAGACACTTATCCAAGAAGGAACCAATTTGTTAATTTCACCCCTATCCCTACAACTTACACAGAATTGTTACCCCACCTCATCAAAAGGGGTTTGGTTCCTATCTGTCCGATGAAGCCTATGCAGCCCCCATACCCTAGGGGTTATGATGCAGATGCCAAATGTAGTTATCATGGGGGAGGCGTTGGTCACTCAATTGAGAGGTGTTTGgcttttaaatataaagtgCAGGCTCTAATCGACTTTGGGTGGCTAAAGTTTCAAGAAGATAAACCTAGCATCGAGGCTAATCCCACTATCTGGGCATGGGAGTGCCTCGACGAATGCCATCGAGGATAAAAATATGAGTTGATAAGAGAGGCAAGTGAAATCCGGAGTTCtagaaagtttatttttaagGCGTTGATAAAAGTGGGCCTTTTAAAAGGTGATTATGATGTGGGTATAACGTGTGCGCTCCATCCGGATGATGGGCACTCTATTGAGGAGTGTGTTGAATTCGAAGATATTCTGCAAGACTTGCTTGACAGAAGTTTGATGCAAGTATGCCACAAGGATAACGAGGAGGAAGTTTTTACACAAATTGGTGTGGAATCTGACGTAACTCTGCCAGAACCGTTGATGATCCATTTCACTAGGACCACCCCTACATCAGTGGCTGAAGGAAAGCCGTCTGTCGTCATCCGGGCGCCATCCCCCTTTCCTTACAAAAGTGAGAAGGTCGTCCCTTGGAGGTATGGAGCACATGCGTTAGATGAGGGGAAAGGCACAGATCCAGCCATTGAAAACATATCAGGCATAGGTGGGATGACAAGAAGTGGTCGAATCTTCACACCATCAATGGTGACAAAAGAAGGAACCAATAATAATGAAACAACAATGGCCGCAAAAGCCAAGGAGTTCTTAAAAGGGAACGGTGTGCAGGCAGAAGAGACCCCTGAcaaggaagagaagaaagaaatatcTGAAGAAGAGGCTTGCgagtttttaaaattcatacaaCAGAGTGAGTATAAGGTGGTGGAACAATTGAATCGCATGCCCGCCCGGATCTCCTTGTTAGAATTGCTCATGCATTCTACCTCTCACAGAAAGTTGTTGATGAAGATACTTAGTGAGGCTCACGTGGAGCAAGGTGTTTCCCTGAACAAGTTTGAGGGTATTATTGGCAACATCATCGCTAACAATTACCTCACCTTTACTGATGAGGAGATACCCACTAAGGGGAGAGGGCATAACAAGGCTCTTCATGTCTTTGTGAAATGTTTGGATCACGTTATAGCACGTGTCTTGATGGACAATGGCTCCTCCCTGAACGTCATGCCAAAAACGACATTGGAGAAGCTACCCTGTGATGGAATGCATATGAAGCCAAGCTCTATGATTGTGAGGGCGGCAGTAAGAGGGAAGTGATGGGAGAAGTGGAATTGCCGGTCCAAGTCAGTCCTTGTGTCTTTCAAGTGACATTCCAAGTTATGGATATCCTCCCAGCTTATAGTTGTTTGTTGGGTCGCCCGTGGATCCATTCTGCAGGAGTTGTGCCTTCCACACTGCACCAAAAGCTGAAATATGTCATGGGAGATAAGTTGGTGATAGTATTAGGAGAAGAGGATCTCCTTGTGAGCGGACCATCGTCCACGCGTTATATTGAGGCGGCTGAGGAAGCTCTCGAGACAACTTTCCAATCATTAGAGATTGTGGGAAATGCCTATGTGGAGCCATTCCTAGGAAACCCGCATCTGTCACGTGCATCTATAATGATGGCCAAAGTCTTGATGAAAGAGGGGTATATGCTTGGTAAAGGTTTAGGCAGGCATGGGCAGAGGCGAGCTTTCCCTCTAAAGGTCATTGAGAATAAGAACAGATATGGCCTAGGGTACAAGCCCACCAAAGAGGACAAGAAAAGGTTGATGGAAGAAAGGAGAGAGCGTAGCCTAGCTCGTGTGACATCAGGAAGAGCTTTCATAGTGTTGGATGGGTAAACGCGGGCCAAATAGCAGCCGTGGAGGATGAAGATGGATCTAAAAGCTCAAGTTTCGTGCGGGCCTGCTCCCCAGATGCACCACTCAATAATTGGGAAACTCTGGATTTATCCGTGAtgcttaatttgaataaaatgtaatagttttaaataatcCTATAGCCTCACCTAGGGCTTCAGGAGTCATGACTTACGAGTTGACGTTTTTAGTTTTTGTGCTCAGCGTGATAATCAAAtcgtgtttgtttgtgttttatcatcatttggcattcttcatcatttttcctgtttatttattctttttccataaatttaaataatgcaGATATGACAAcgaaagttttgaaaataacaatgTCGATATTCCTAATTTTGAGCACCCTGTCAATAATACGGAAGATGATTGTGAAGATGATCCGGAACCCTCTCCAGAACTCTTAAGATTAGTGGAACAAGAGTCTAAAGAGATAAAACCCCATCAGGAAGAGGTTGAAGTACTCAACTTGGGAGAGGAAGAGGAGATAAAGGAAGTAAAAATTGGTACTAGCATGAAAAAGGAAGTGAGAGGAAAGTTGCGTGTCCTATTGAAGGAGTTTAAGGATGTGTTCGCTTGGTCTTACAATGACATGCCAGGTTTGGATACCGATATTGTGCAACACAAGCTCCCACTTAAGCTGGAATGTCTTCCAGtcaagcaaaaactaagaagaatGAAACCAAATATGTCCTTGAAAATCAAGGAAGAGGTGCAGAAACAATTTGATGCAGGATTTCTGGCTGTGGCGAGATACCCACAATGGGTAGCAAATATTGTACCAGTGCCTAAGAAAGATGGTAAAGTCCGAATGTGTGTTGACTATCGTGATTTGAACCGTGCAAGTCCAAAGGATAACTTCCCGTTACCGCACATCGACACTTTAGTTGATAATACAGCCAAGTTTTCATTATTCTCATTCATGGATGGTTTCTCGGGATATAATCAGATCAAGATGGCGCTTGAGGACATGGAAAAGACGACCTTTATCACGTTGTGGGGAACTTTTTGTTATAAGGTGATGTCTTTTGGGCTCAAGAATGTCGAGGCAACATATCAAAGGACGATGGTGACGCTTTTTCATGATATGATGCACAAGGAGATCGAagtttatgtggatgacatgattgCAAAGTCTGAATCGGAAGAAGAACACATTCTCAACttgaagaaattatttgagAGATTGAGAAAGTATAAACTCAGGTTAAACCCCGCCAAATGCACGTTTGGAGTGAAATCTGGGAAATTGTTGGGTTTTGTGGTTAGCCAAAAGGGGATAGAAGTTGATCCTGACAAGGTGCGAGCGATAATAGAAATGCCTACGCCTAGAACAGAAAAGGAGGTTCGAGGTTTTCTGGGTAGACTGAACTACATTGCTAGATTCATCTCCCAATTAACCACTACTTGTGAATCAATGTTCAAGTTGTTATGAAAGGATCAGGTTGTGGTTTGGAACGAGGATTGTCAAGCcgcttttgaaaaaattaaacaataccTGCAAGACCTACCTGTATTGTGTCCACCCGAGCCAGGAAGACTACTCATTTTGTATTTAACTGTATTGGATAAGTCAATGGGTTGTGTATTGGGTCAACATGATGAAGCTGGGAAAAGAGAGCATGGGCTGCGAACAACGATATTCGTCGTTAGAGCGAATTTGTTGTGCATTGGCGTGGGCTGCTCATCGCTTAAGGCAATAAATGTTGAGTCACTTTACCTAGTTGATATCCAAGATGGATCCTATCAAGTTTATTTTCGAAAAACCTGCCCTCACTGGAAGGATAGCTCGGTGGCAGATGCTATTGTCAGAATATGACATCGTATATGTTACTCAGAAATCCGTCAAGGGTAGTGCTCTAGCAGAATACCTGGCTCATCAACCCATTAGCAATTATCAACCAATGCAACCTGAATTTCCCGATGAAGATATCATGTTTCTACTTGAAGAGAGCGAAGAAGACCGAGATGAAAAAGCATGGATAATATTATTCGACGGAGCCTCGAATGTGATGGGACATGGAATAGGGACAGTGCTTATTTCTCCAGAGAGGCAATACATACCAATGACAACAAGGTTGTGTTTTAATTGCACGAATAACATTGTAGAATATGAGGCTTGTGCTATGGGTATTCGAGCGACAATCGAATTTAAGGCAAGAGTTCTAGATGTATACGGAGACTCAGCTTTGGTCATCCACTAGTTGAAGGGAGAATGAGAGACTAGGGATACAAAATTAATTCCCTACCAGGCTTACATTAGGGGATTAATGGAGTATTTCGATTCCATCACATTTAACCACATACCGCGAGAAGATAATCAATTGGCAGACGCGTTGGCTACCTTGTCATCAATGTTCGAAGTTGACCAAGATGCAGAATTACCAATGATTAAAATGAAGAGCCATGCAGAGCCAACATATTTCCATTTCATCGAGGAGGAATTAGATGGTAAACCTTGGTATTTTGATATCAAGCATTATCTTAAGACCCGAGAATACCCTGAGAAGGCgtttgaaaatgataaaaggTCGCTAAGGAGATTGGCTGGCAGGTTTATCTTAAGTAGGGATATTTTATACAAGAGAAATCACGACATGGTCCTCCTAAGATGCGTGGATGCAAAGGAGGCCGAGCTGATATTGAAAGAAGTGCACGAGGGTACCTTTGGCACGCACATGAATGGGCACTCAATGGCTAGGAAGATATTGAGAGCTGGTTATTTTTGGTTGACCATGAAAGTGGTTGTTGCACACATGTGAGAAAGTGTGAGAAATGTCAGAAGTATGCAGATAATATCAATGTGCCACCTACGACCCTAGACGTGTTGTCTGCACCGTGGCCATTTTCGATGTGGGGGATAGATGTCATTGGAGCTATAGAGCCGAAGGCGTCAaatggacatcgtttcatactaGTTGCAATCGATTACTTCACCAAATgggttgaaggatagcttaaaggaattgatttgactactcatatcaccaaaatgcatttacttttcggtagcctgacccataagaactccatggttaagcgtgcttagcttggagtaattctgggatgggtgaccttctgggaagttttcccggaaagtgtgcgagtgaggacaaagcacactggaaagcctggtggtgatctgtgggggcagtcgatggtccctgcgagttgccgggacgttacagatggtatcagagcctagcctctcctagtacggtgtggttcgaggacgaaccaagcggaagctggtgggcacagacaaggagcggctcctggcagcttcgggtggaaggggtacatggacgaatcgaacatacaccggaatgagagggatctggagactgtgtaggtatgggactatacagttgaaggatagcttaaaggaattgatttgactactcatatcaccaaaatgcatttactttttggtagcctgacccataagaactccatggttaagcgtgcttagcttggagtaattctgggatgggtgaccttttgggaagttttcccgaaaagtgtgcgagtgaggacaaagcacactggaaagcctggtggtgatctgtgggggcagtcgatggtccctgcgagttgccgggacgttacaatCGGCCCTCTACTAGGCAATGGTCGAATCTCGTTTCTTTTTGTGCTACCGGCCCTCTACTAGACAATGGCCGCCTTCTTTTATTGCAATCTCACATTTTTCATGGATTTGGCTAATCTTATGTCTCGTATTCATCTTCCTTCATTTCGCCTCCTtagaaatccagacgaaattagtatttttatatttacttatcttttacaatataatatgaaaacatcactttgtcatattatctagtaaaatctaagtaaagagagGCAGCTGTCAATACCGAATTTCGTTCGGATTGGTTTTTTGACTTTACCATAGGTTGTTCTcctatgttttattatttaactttttttatttattttcgtttttatttttttattatttttatttattttttcattccaattttttttattttattttattctatctttcttttatgtatatatattttttggttttcagtttatgttttttagtttttgttttttagtttcacctctttatattttattttgttttaatataattaatatagctaaaaagaaaaaaatagggcGTTTTGtctttagtaaaaaatatatgaggaaagaaaagtgttttggtTGGGGGTACAGCATGTACGTGTGTTGGAGGGGGAGGGGGCAGAAAATCGTTTTCTGCAGATAAGGACTACGAGAACGGGGGTGGTGGCAGAGGCGATTTGGGCATACAGAATTGGCAGGGATTTCGGCACAAAAAGCACAAAGGGGGATGGAAGGGGAATGAGCACAAAAAGCACGAGGGAAGGGTTAAGAAAGGGAGAGAGATTTCTTTGGAGAGGGGATCATCATCCATTTTCTGGAAACAAGAGACATCATTCACATAgggaagagaaggaagaagcCAGCCAGCCAAAGGAAAAGGAGAGACTCATTGGAGACACAAGGTTGGCAATAGCAAACagatcttcaagaggtaagtaatgtCTTGCACTCCATGTTTTACTGAGTTGGTTACTTGCCCTTGAACATGTCTCGATTACGTTGTTGCTAAGTTTGCATATAATTGTTGTTGAATACATTCCTAGTGTTGTGGATATTTGTATATGCCCATTGTTACCGAACATCATCGTGACCCTCCCCACACCCACTTCTATGGTCCTATTTCTCTCCTCCAAGCGAGTCAATCTACTCAACCAACAGCCAAACGAGATTCGATAATAAAACTATGCCCCCGCACCTTTGTCCATCTCCAATCGTCAACAATGAACTTGAATCATTAAACTGGTTactcaccaaaaaaaaaacacaatagaaagaaaaataacaaaacaatatcttcatct
Protein-coding sequences here:
- the LOC128197475 gene encoding uncharacterized protein LOC128197475, whose translation is MKPMQPPYPRGYDADAKCSYHGGGVGHSIERCLAFKYKVQALIDFGWLKFQEDKPSIEANPTIWALIKVGLLKGDYDVGITCALHPDDGHSIEECVEFEDILQDLLDRSLMQVCHKDNEEEVFTQIGVESDVTLPEPLMIHFTRTTPTSVAEGKPSVVIRAPSPFPYKSEKVVPWRYGAHALDEGKGTDPAIENISGIGGMTRSGRIFTPSMVTKEGTNNNETTMAAKAKEFLKGNGVQAEETPDKEEKKEISEEEACEFLKFIQQSEYKVVEQLNRMPARISLLELLMHSTSHRKLLMKILSEAHVEQGVSLNKFEGIIGNIIANNYLTFTDEEIPTKGRGHNKALHVFVKCLDHVIARVLMDNGSSLNVMPKTTLEKLPCDGMHMKPSSMIVRAAVRGK